The following DNA comes from Etheostoma spectabile isolate EspeVRDwgs_2016 unplaced genomic scaffold, UIUC_Espe_1.0 scaffold00010598, whole genome shotgun sequence.
tagcagggcatagcaggacatagctggacgcagcagggcatagcaggacgtagctggacgtagcaggacactgtaGGTTGTAGCAGGACACtgtagggcgtagcaggacactgtagggcgtagcagggcatagcagatGATTAAGAACTGGTGCGAGGCAAACCTGAGCCAGTATCAGGGTTGGTAGATGTATATGAAAACTACGAAGAGAACTACAGAAGAGAacagaactacaagcagaagTAGAAGAAGCAGCAGAGACAACAGTCGAGGCAGAAAAGACAAGAAGCAAGAACCAAACAGTCAGGAAGTAAAGGAACGTCTGATTTGAACCAAAACAACATCATGTGTAAGGATAGCTTAGCACGATAGCATATGCTAGTCGGGGTTAGCATTGATGAGCATTCGGGTTACCCGGTGTGTGTGGATGGTCATGTGATACGTGTTGTCAGATGTGATAACATGCACGGAGATTAGGTCTGCTGCTGGAGATAAGACTATTGGGAGCATGGAGATCTTTGAGATTTTTGTCTCCTAAATGGTAGCAGGGTGGATGGAGCCTGGGTCCATTTTTCTAGTTCACACCGTCCTGAGATCTCTGTCTTCTACTCTGCAGCAACGCACAGAGGACAAGATCTTGTCTAGGACCCCTTTCTTCATGAAGATATACAGAACCAGGTCTGCGAGAGGATTCAGCTTAAGAAACACCGAAGACACGTAGAAGAGAATATTAGTTAGTGATCGGTCTTTTGTAGATTTCTCTACCAGCATCAAACTGATGTTGGGCAGGAACAGCAGCATGTAAATTAGCAGCACCAGGACCAAAGTTCCTACAATTTGTCGTTTTTCGTCAGGCAGGACGGAGACGGAGGCAGACAGGGCTCTGAGAGTCGCACAGCAGAAGAACAAGAGCAGTGGGAGGGGAAGGAGCTGGAAGACAAAGGCGATGATTTGGGGGAGTTTAAAACGAACACcaacaaaaaaagtggaaaagtaGAGAGAAGGAAGGACCCAGGCCAGGGCACAGATCACCACGGTGGACCGCATGGTTCGTCTGCAGCGGTACCACAGGGGGAAGACGATCAGCAGGTACCTGGAATACAACATCAACACTAGAGTCAGACACAGAAGGAGCTCCACATGCTGGACCAACGTGGTCTCATCAACAGGTTTGGGTGACGTTGGACCAAAATGGATGCACAGCAATTCCTATGATATCTTACAAGATTAGACAATAACTGTCAGTCGCATCAGTTGAGTTCAACCGACAAAAGGTGACTTTGAGCGTTGTGTCAAAGTCGGTTCTCCCGTTGAAAACTGTTTTCCTGCTGGTAAAAtgcatctccccccccccccaaaccaccaCCAGGTGCATAAAAATTTACcgaatgcaggaaattaagtatTTAATCCTCAAATATTTCATGGGGTGTACCCCCAGACCCCCACATCATAAATCGCCATGCACACAAATCTGGATTAAAACACTGGCCTTAGGGTTGTCAGACCAGAAtacatgttactaactcaacttcttccctttcctgtaGTCTGGTggtctctcgcccctctcctctctcctccttctctccatctgtatgcaacctcatcccattaatgcatgttactaactcaacttcttccctttcctgtaGTCTGGTCTCTCTCGCCACCGTAGTCtggtgctctctcgcccctctcctccctcctccttcttctctccatctgtatgcaacctcatcccattaatacatgttactaactcaacttcttccttGCCTCTGTCTCCTAGAGCCGGCCCTGAGAACACATACCAGGTACAGAGCTCTACTTTTCAGAGCTATATGTACAAATGGTTCCTGAGAACCGCCTGGCTGGAGGGGTGGgtatgatgggggggggggggggggaatagacGGGGTGAGGGGCTGGATAGACAGGTACCTTTCCAGGGCGATGCacaccatgaagacaacacTGGTCGTCACACTGTAGACGTAAAGACACATGTTGATGAGGAGTATCATCGGGCTCCGAGGACGGGCGACTTCACAGATCATGCAGCAGAGCTGgatgaggtcagaggtcagaagGTTGATGACGTAGATGGGGGCAACGTGGTCACTACGTACCTGCAGGGAAACAAATCAGTAGATGGAGCAACGTGGTCACTGCGTACCTAAAACTAGTCCCAGGGAGTCTGAACTCTCCCAGGACGAGAAGAGCAATCCAGATGAAGACCctttacacacagatacacacagatacacacatatatacacagatacacacagatatacacagatatacacagatatacacagatatacacagatatacacagatatacacagatATGCAGTAAATGAGCCCATGTGATGTTCCTACCAGCGAGTAGAGGGAGTAGATGGCGATGAGGATGAGAGGaaggctgatgatgatgatgatgcacgTCGCCACGTCGGGGATGAGTCCAGCCTCCGTGTCATCGAGGTACCCGAGGAGGCCGACCGTTACATTATTGGATGGGAAGCTATGAAGGAAGCTGATGGAGCTGTTAGGGAGATGATCGGAGCCGGAGGGGACGCCGCTTAACGCAAAGGAGCCTGGGGGGCGGCGTTGTTAGAGGGGTCTTCTAGGAagctgctgctgatgttgctgatgttgctgcggatgttgctgctgatgttgctgatgttgctgatgttgctgctgatgttgctgctgatgttgctgatgttgttgttgatgttgctgctgatgttgctgatgttgctgctgatgttgctgatgttgctgctgatgttgctgctgatgttgttgttgatgttgctgctgatgttgctgatgttgctgctgaTGTTGCTGTTGATGTTGCTGATGTTGCTGCGGATGTTGCTGCGGATGTtgctgctgatgttgctgcggatgttgctgctgatgttgctgtggatgttgctgctgatgttgctgctgatgttgctgctgatgttgctgatgttgctgatgttgctgttgatgttgctgctgatgttgctgctgatgttgctgctgaTGTTGCTGATGTAGTTGCTGATGTTGCTGTTGATGTtgctgctgatgttgctgctgatgttgctgctgaTGTTGCTGATGTTGCTGCGGATGTTGCTGCGGATGTTGCTGTTGATGTTGCTGATGTTGCTGCGGATGTTGCTGCGGATGTtgctgctgatgttgctgcggatgttgctgctgatgttgctgtggatgttgctgctgatgttgctgctgatgttgctgctgatgttgctgatgttgctgatgttgctgttgatgttgctgctgatgttgctgctgatgttgctgctgaTGTTGCTGATGTAGTTGCTGATGTTGCTGTTGATGTtgctgctgatgttgctgctgatgttgctgctgaTGTTGCTGATGTTGCTGCGGATGTTGCTGCGGATGTtgctgctgatgttgctgctgttgctgctgatgtCGCTGATGTTGCTGCGGATGTtgctgctgatgttgctgctgatgttgctgatgttgctgatgctgttgatgttgctgatgttgctgctgatgttgctgatgttgctgttgatgttgctgatgttgctgatgttgctgctgatgttgctgatattgctgatgttgctgctgatgttgctgttgatgttgctgttgatgttgctgttgatgttgctgctgatgttgttgttgagtgacatgttggtgttgttgagtgacatgttggtgttgttgagtgacatgttggtgttgttgaGCGACGTGTTGGTGTTGTTGAGTGACGTGTTGTTGAGTgacatgttggtgttgttgaGTGACGTGTTGTTGAGTgacatgttggtgttgttgagtgacgtgttggtgttgttgagtgacatgttggtgttgttgaGTGACGTGTTGTTGAGTGACGTGTTGGTGTTGTTGAGTGACGTGTTGTTGAGTgacatgttggtgttgttgaGTGACGTGTTGTTGAGTgacatgttggtgttgttgagtgacgtgttggtgttgttgagtgacatgttggtgttgttgtgtgacgTGTTGTTGAGTgacatgttggtgttgttgaGT
Coding sequences within:
- the LOC116679339 gene encoding mas-related G-protein coupled receptor member A4-like produces the protein MICEVARPRSPMILLINMCLYVYSVTTSVVFMVCIALERYLLIVFPLWYRCRRTMRSTVVICALAWVLPSLYFSTFFVGVRFKLPQIIAFVFQLLPLPLLLFFCCATLRALSASVSVLPDEKRQIVGTLVLVLLIYMLLFLPNISLMLVEKSTKDRSLTNILFYVSSVFLKLNPLADLVLYIFMKKGVLDKILSSVRCCRVEDRDLRTV